From a single Pigmentibacter ruber genomic region:
- a CDS encoding alpha/beta fold hydrolase, producing the protein MKTKVTKYNGLYVCLHIPEFWNGKTVLYVHGGPGSHSYDFECGIQHFPQLKNSMFAFITYDQRGSGRSENSSQDLKELSHSKNIDDLIHLILDLPKIFNLEKIDVVFGHSYGARLVYDTLWKNPSIKVFYLLVGTNLYPNDAFNTSLFLDLQILKNTQPKEYEAALKLISNNETEPYLLSPKIRKFFNCLSSRQIARQDFYWANPKVQTWWNKINSNSKVQDDDEVYFKIVESLHDEKFNLGNYDPIHLSQIGKYIIGFHDVLMNGTTTFPEIKNNIIRCYASSHYPHFEEPEIFINTLRSLLNEEQNYISNYKNVSGNTF; encoded by the coding sequence TTGAAGACAAAAGTAACAAAGTACAATGGGCTATATGTTTGTTTGCATATCCCTGAATTCTGGAATGGAAAAACAGTATTGTATGTTCATGGAGGCCCTGGTAGTCATTCATATGATTTTGAATGTGGAATTCAACATTTTCCCCAATTAAAAAATTCTATGTTTGCTTTTATTACCTATGATCAAAGGGGCTCAGGCCGTTCCGAGAACAGCTCGCAAGATTTAAAAGAACTTTCACACTCTAAAAACATAGACGATTTAATACATCTGATTCTAGATTTACCAAAAATTTTTAATCTAGAAAAAATTGATGTTGTATTTGGACATAGCTATGGCGCCCGTTTAGTTTATGATACTCTTTGGAAAAATCCTTCGATTAAAGTATTTTATTTACTAGTTGGTACAAATTTATACCCTAATGATGCCTTTAATACTTCTCTTTTTCTAGACTTGCAAATCCTTAAAAATACACAACCTAAAGAATATGAGGCTGCATTAAAATTAATCTCTAATAATGAGACAGAACCTTATTTACTATCTCCAAAAATAAGAAAATTTTTTAATTGCCTGAGTAGCAGACAGATAGCTAGACAAGATTTTTATTGGGCTAATCCTAAAGTGCAAACATGGTGGAACAAAATAAATAGTAATAGTAAAGTTCAGGATGATGATGAGGTTTATTTTAAAATTGTTGAATCATTACATGATGAAAAGTTTAATTTAGGAAATTATGACCCTATTCACCTAAGCCAAATAGGAAAATATATCATAGGTTTTCATGATGTATTAATGAATGGAACAACAACTTTTCCTGAAATTAAAAATAATATTATTAGATGTTACGCATCATCACATTATCCTCACTTTGAGGAACCAGAAATTTTTATCAACACGTTAAGAAGTTTATTAAATGAAGAGCAAAATTATATCTCAAATTACAAAAATGTTAGTGGTAATACTTTTTAA
- a CDS encoding type 1 periplasmic-binding domain-containing protein encodes MKSKIISQITKMLVVILFNNLVYGKEKIEFKIAALQPFQTEDMQDSSIYKNSFEVTLFYILGQFSNELNRCGYNPKISFNYFAHEDVTSLKKEAKNISNDDVWIILGPSKSDQFLNASSVIKATLMLSGMANSKDVFELSWPYFTMYPAASKLAEVTYKTIGLNPEFKGKYAIITDITCTYCRDFKTNYEKFAGKPEFEYETDEILFKQNYLVELLKTKQIKSILLSTYSALGGKIVSSLSKTEFNSIKFIANDGFGDALNLGPHYPISENQKVSFIRLGPEKKDTLKIFNMSNLELDWNRKTLYPPDEAIYFKNSMEKIKNFLCLKKPKNKIEFNNLTKNLNRNYFQTQVGYGLFELYNRKITFKELIKN; translated from the coding sequence ATGAAGAGCAAAATTATATCTCAAATTACAAAAATGTTAGTGGTAATACTTTTTAATAATTTAGTATATGGTAAAGAAAAAATTGAATTTAAAATTGCTGCATTACAACCTTTTCAAACAGAGGATATGCAAGATTCAAGTATTTATAAGAACAGTTTTGAAGTTACGTTATTCTATATTTTAGGACAATTTTCTAATGAACTAAATAGATGTGGCTATAATCCAAAAATAAGCTTTAACTATTTTGCACATGAAGATGTAACAAGTTTGAAAAAAGAGGCTAAAAATATTTCGAACGATGATGTTTGGATTATCCTGGGGCCAAGTAAAAGTGATCAATTTTTAAATGCTTCATCAGTTATAAAAGCTACTCTAATGCTGAGTGGGATGGCTAACTCTAAAGATGTATTTGAATTATCTTGGCCATATTTTACTATGTATCCAGCCGCCTCAAAATTAGCAGAAGTAACATATAAAACTATTGGACTAAATCCAGAATTCAAAGGTAAGTATGCTATAATTACTGATATAACATGCACCTATTGTCGAGATTTTAAAACTAATTACGAAAAATTTGCCGGCAAGCCTGAGTTTGAATACGAAACTGACGAAATTTTATTTAAGCAAAATTACTTAGTAGAATTATTAAAAACAAAACAAATTAAAAGTATTTTATTATCTACTTACTCAGCTTTAGGAGGAAAAATAGTTTCTTCACTAAGTAAAACAGAGTTTAATTCAATAAAATTTATAGCAAATGACGGATTTGGCGATGCTCTAAATCTTGGCCCCCATTATCCAATTTCAGAAAACCAAAAAGTATCTTTTATTAGACTAGGCCCAGAAAAAAAGGATACGTTAAAAATATTTAACATGTCAAATTTGGAATTAGATTGGAATAGAAAAACATTATACCCACCTGATGAAGCAATTTATTTTAAGAATTCTATGGAAAAAATAAAGAATTTTCTATGCCTCAAAAAGCCGAAAAATAAAATTGAGTTTAATAATTTAACTAAGAATCTTAATAGAAATTATTTCCAAACGCAAGTAGGTTATGGATTATTTGAGCTCTATAACAGAAAAATAACTTTTAAAGAACTAATTAAGAATTAA
- a CDS encoding sensor histidine kinase has protein sequence MKIKSLVTIVLIISLIIFINSLIIVVSHLIQIEKEKIEAISPRIIRVLSNEILLGNKKSLDFTIKKIIKLYNLENIIVSKEFIKCKFYEISCINTNTEMISPASNIYIKGNNVLSKKILLTIALSSFIIIILFLVIIIIITKNIKKPLEDIVTQIKIDKNNNIVFHNFLNKKSYKIYEINIIYDYLFKTTKEITKIIEKNNNYANELKISKYLSNTSKIFAHDVRKPFSLLKNLNQILTSEIDNNTKQKIFLETMPIIKEAIISVESLINDTLDLGKKITLELTKEDPIEIMNIVVEEIKCTLNHKNINFIPICNFSEKINIDKYRIIRVIRNIIHNAIEAMKGSGTINILIDKIFINNKNFIEFRIKNENSYIKEDIISKIFDLYYTSNKREGNGLGLYISKNIIELHNGKIWCESKKISNENQYVEFIFIIPLDLEISSNPT, from the coding sequence ATGAAAATAAAAAGTTTAGTTACAATAGTGTTAATAATATCATTAATAATTTTTATAAATTCTTTAATTATAGTTGTTTCTCACCTAATTCAAATTGAAAAGGAAAAAATTGAAGCAATATCACCCAGAATTATAAGAGTTTTATCTAATGAAATTCTTCTTGGAAATAAAAAGAGTCTTGATTTTACTATAAAAAAAATAATTAAGCTTTATAATTTAGAAAATATAATAGTAAGTAAGGAATTCATAAAATGTAAATTTTATGAAATATCATGTATCAATACAAATACAGAAATGATAAGTCCAGCATCAAATATATACATAAAAGGTAATAATGTATTAAGTAAGAAAATTCTGCTTACAATAGCTTTAAGCTCTTTCATAATAATCATACTGTTTTTAGTCATAATTATCATAATAACTAAGAATATTAAAAAACCTTTAGAAGATATAGTAACTCAAATCAAAATTGATAAGAATAACAATATAGTCTTTCACAATTTTTTGAACAAGAAAAGCTATAAAATTTATGAAATAAATATAATATATGATTATTTATTCAAGACTACAAAAGAAATAACAAAAATTATAGAAAAAAACAATAACTACGCAAACGAATTGAAAATATCTAAATATTTATCTAATACTTCAAAAATTTTTGCCCATGATGTACGCAAACCATTTTCTTTACTGAAAAATCTAAATCAAATATTAACATCTGAAATTGATAATAACACAAAGCAGAAAATATTTTTAGAGACTATGCCAATAATAAAAGAAGCAATTATATCTGTAGAGTCATTAATAAATGATACATTAGATCTTGGAAAAAAAATTACTCTTGAATTAACTAAAGAAGATCCAATAGAAATTATGAATATTGTTGTTGAAGAAATTAAATGTACACTCAACCACAAAAATATAAATTTTATTCCCATATGCAATTTTTCTGAGAAAATAAATATAGATAAATATAGAATTATAAGAGTAATTAGAAATATTATACATAATGCCATTGAAGCAATGAAAGGTTCAGGTACAATAAATATACTAATTGATAAAATCTTTATCAATAATAAAAATTTTATTGAATTCAGAATAAAAAATGAAAATAGCTATATTAAAGAAGATATAATTAGTAAAATATTTGATTTATACTATACCAGTAATAAAAGAGAAGGAAATGGCTTAGGACTCTATATTTCAAAAAATATTATAGAACTTCATAATGGTAAAATATGGTGTGAATCTAAAAAAATTAGCAATGAAAATCAATATGTCGAATTTATCTTTATTATTCCATTAGATTTAGAAATCAGCTCTAACCCAACCTAA
- a CDS encoding CHAP domain-containing protein, which yields MKKIIFLLSLSYSSIFAADLTKYCENSTVNKCVTPYGEKLGSNNGVSAFSNCRSECVKPIPNSLKKENDKEVYTGIKWQCVEYARRWWITQKNITFGSVDTANEIFDLTSAENLKTGKKVKLIKTQNGESLVPKEGDLLIYKKSVKDETLPYGHVAVIVNVNVSDGYVDIAEANYSNSVWEEKEKYSRRLALVSKDNKYVIYDVNYKDYKQEDTSNKNSMILGWVRADF from the coding sequence ATGAAAAAAATAATTTTTCTTTTATCTTTAAGTTATTCTTCTATTTTTGCAGCTGATTTGACAAAATACTGTGAGAATTCAACTGTAAATAAGTGTGTCACACCTTATGGAGAAAAACTAGGATCTAATAATGGTGTTAGTGCATTTTCAAATTGTCGGTCTGAATGTGTAAAACCAATACCTAATTCCTTAAAAAAAGAAAATGATAAAGAGGTATACACAGGAATTAAATGGCAATGCGTTGAGTATGCAAGGCGATGGTGGATAACCCAAAAAAATATTACTTTTGGATCAGTAGATACTGCAAATGAAATTTTTGATCTTACATCAGCAGAAAATTTAAAGACAGGAAAGAAAGTTAAACTCATTAAAACTCAAAATGGCGAAAGTCTAGTTCCAAAAGAAGGTGATTTATTAATTTATAAAAAATCTGTAAAAGATGAAACTCTTCCCTATGGACACGTAGCAGTTATAGTAAATGTTAATGTTTCTGACGGTTATGTTGATATAGCTGAAGCTAATTATTCTAATTCTGTTTGGGAAGAAAAAGAAAAGTATTCAAGAAGATTAGCTTTAGTTTCTAAAGATAATAAATACGTTATTTATGATGTAAATTATAAGGATTACAAACAAGAAGATACAAGCAATAAAAATAGTATGATATTAGGTTGGGTTAGAGCTGATTTCTAA
- a CDS encoding DUF4442 domain-containing protein, with protein MSIIDLLKEKIPPEKLFKLLRFWPPYLGAGIKVTNVSTDILKLEVEMDLTWYNKNFVGTHFGGSLFAMTDPFYMLMLIKNLGTNYIIWDKSAKIEFIKPAKGKVKAHFEFTKDEIDEIKYNCDLKKKYIFNKEIFIFDEVGELVTKVEKTLYVKKSNST; from the coding sequence TTGAGCATTATTGATTTACTTAAAGAAAAAATACCTCCCGAAAAATTATTTAAACTACTCCGTTTTTGGCCTCCATATTTAGGAGCTGGCATTAAAGTTACAAATGTCAGTACAGACATATTAAAACTTGAAGTCGAAATGGATCTTACCTGGTACAATAAGAATTTTGTAGGCACTCATTTTGGTGGGTCTCTTTTTGCAATGACAGATCCTTTTTATATGCTAATGTTAATTAAAAACTTAGGCACTAATTATATAATTTGGGATAAATCAGCTAAGATTGAGTTTATTAAGCCAGCTAAAGGAAAGGTGAAAGCTCATTTTGAGTTCACAAAAGATGAAATTGATGAAATAAAGTATAATTGTGACCTTAAGAAAAAATATATTTTTAACAAAGAAATATTTATTTTTGATGAAGTTGGTGAACTTGTTACAAAAGTTGAAAAAACATTGTATGTAAAAAAATCAAACTCTACTTAG
- a CDS encoding TetR/AcrR family transcriptional regulator — MKKTKLKIIEAATNLFIQKGFSGASISEIAKEAGVNQSLIYHHVGNKLELWKTVKKHLINVNLDNSVKNNFKINSLIDFVSIIVINRINFYNKDPRIKRLIQWQQLEENQEIFLIESNMSPHLWIKAIAKLQDIGEISSKYSAEFYGFIIYSLVNSLIFDSYNVIKKDIKKNNDYINNIIEVIIQILRSK; from the coding sequence ATGAAAAAAACAAAATTGAAAATCATTGAAGCTGCAACAAATCTTTTCATTCAAAAAGGATTTTCAGGCGCTTCAATTAGTGAAATTGCTAAAGAAGCAGGAGTCAACCAAAGTTTAATTTATCATCATGTAGGAAATAAACTTGAACTATGGAAAACAGTAAAAAAACACCTTATAAATGTAAACCTAGATAATTCAGTTAAAAATAATTTTAAAATTAATTCACTGATTGATTTTGTGAGTATAATTGTTATTAATAGAATCAATTTTTATAATAAAGACCCTAGGATCAAAAGACTAATACAATGGCAACAGTTAGAAGAAAATCAAGAAATATTTTTAATAGAAAGTAATATGTCACCACATTTATGGATTAAAGCAATAGCTAAACTGCAAGATATTGGTGAAATTTCATCTAAATATTCTGCCGAATTTTATGGCTTTATTATTTATAGTTTAGTTAATTCATTAATTTTTGATAGTTACAATGTTATAAAGAAAGATATAAAAAAGAATAACGATTACATTAACAATATAATTGAAGTAATTATTCAAATTTTAAGATCTAAGTAG
- a CDS encoding cytochrome b/b6 domain-containing protein produces the protein MSENLKRSLELEKYERRKIYDYVLIFLHWWNALSIFCLMLTIWFKPLLKPIDNWKEVLYSFHTYIGYSLIFGIILRIIWGIIGSKHARFFNMFHPKLYLKVIKTKNIKLLKREEWGHDILGSLAYLKIYLLLLIQAVTGLYLAAKVLSIGPLLNFLTFTNEKSLLDKVMKKSHEIIYYILIIFIIIHIFMLIYTEVKDKIPIAQSMLSGFQYRRKK, from the coding sequence ATGTCAGAAAATTTAAAAAGAAGCTTAGAACTAGAAAAATATGAAAGACGAAAAATTTATGACTATGTTTTAATATTTCTGCATTGGTGGAATGCTTTGTCCATATTTTGCTTAATGCTAACAATTTGGTTTAAACCATTACTTAAACCAATAGATAATTGGAAAGAAGTATTGTATAGTTTTCATACATATATTGGATATTCATTAATATTTGGTATTATTTTAAGAATTATATGGGGAATTATTGGCTCAAAACATGCAAGATTTTTTAATATGTTTCATCCAAAGTTATACCTTAAAGTTATAAAAACAAAAAATATTAAACTTTTAAAAAGGGAAGAGTGGGGACATGATATACTCGGAAGTCTGGCCTATTTAAAGATTTATTTACTTTTACTTATTCAAGCAGTAACTGGATTATACTTAGCAGCTAAAGTTTTAAGTATAGGTCCATTGTTGAACTTTTTAACGTTTACCAATGAAAAATCGCTTCTCGACAAAGTTATGAAAAAGAGTCATGAAATTATCTACTATATTTTAATAATTTTTATTATTATTCACATTTTTATGCTAATTTATACTGAAGTAAAAGATAAAATTCCAATTGCGCAATCTATGCTAAGTGGTTTTCAATATAGAAGGAAAAAATAA
- the sucC gene encoding ADP-forming succinate--CoA ligase subunit beta, giving the protein MNIHEYQAKDLLSRFGLSIPQGKLAYTATEAEWAARNLGCGKDGRIAVVKAQVHSGGRGKAGGVKLAKTPEEAFAAAEKMLGMTLVTNQTGPQGKKVNKLLIAEGCDIEKEYYFALVVNRETATIGVMASTEGGMDIEEVAEKHPEKIITADIDPTVGLQDFTVRKLSLGLGFGLGTPLAKDFAKTLKGLYQAFLAYDCSMVEINPLVLTKKGSLAILDCKMSFDENAMFRHPDIADLRDYEEDDPRELEASKYGLSYVSLEGNIGCLVNGAGLAMATMDIIKQTGGQPSNFLDVGGGASQETVTQAFRIILRDKAVKGIFVNIFGGIMKCDVIANGIVAAAKELGLKVPLVVRLEGTNVELGKKILTESGLNILSASSMADGAQKIVQAVK; this is encoded by the coding sequence ATGAACATTCATGAGTATCAAGCTAAGGATTTACTTTCCCGTTTTGGACTTAGTATTCCACAAGGTAAATTAGCATACACAGCTACTGAAGCTGAATGGGCTGCCCGTAATTTAGGCTGTGGAAAAGATGGACGAATTGCAGTTGTAAAAGCTCAAGTTCATTCAGGAGGAAGAGGTAAAGCTGGTGGTGTGAAACTTGCAAAAACACCAGAAGAAGCTTTTGCTGCTGCTGAAAAAATGCTTGGGATGACTCTTGTAACAAACCAAACCGGCCCACAAGGTAAAAAGGTTAATAAATTACTTATCGCTGAAGGCTGTGATATCGAAAAAGAATATTACTTTGCTCTTGTTGTGAACAGAGAGACTGCAACAATAGGAGTTATGGCTTCTACTGAAGGCGGTATGGATATTGAAGAAGTTGCCGAAAAACATCCTGAAAAAATAATTACAGCAGACATTGATCCTACTGTTGGACTACAAGACTTTACTGTTCGTAAATTAAGTTTAGGTTTAGGTTTTGGACTTGGAACACCTCTAGCAAAAGACTTTGCCAAAACTTTGAAAGGTCTTTACCAAGCTTTTCTTGCTTACGATTGCTCAATGGTTGAAATCAATCCACTTGTACTCACAAAAAAAGGCTCATTAGCTATTCTAGACTGCAAAATGAGTTTTGATGAAAACGCAATGTTTAGACATCCTGATATTGCTGATTTAAGAGACTATGAAGAAGATGATCCTCGTGAATTAGAAGCATCAAAATATGGATTAAGCTATGTTTCTCTTGAAGGTAACATTGGTTGTTTAGTTAATGGCGCTGGATTAGCAATGGCGACCATGGATATAATTAAACAAACTGGTGGTCAGCCTTCTAACTTTTTGGATGTTGGAGGAGGAGCTAGTCAAGAAACAGTAACACAAGCATTTAGAATTATTCTCCGTGACAAAGCTGTTAAAGGTATTTTTGTAAATATTTTTGGTGGTATTATGAAATGCGATGTCATTGCAAATGGTATTGTTGCTGCAGCAAAGGAACTAGGGTTAAAGGTACCATTAGTAGTTAGACTTGAAGGTACAAATGTTGAGCTAGGAAAAAAAATATTAACTGAATCAGGACTAAATATTCTCAGTGCATCTTCCATGGCTGATGGCGCACAAAAAATAGTTCAAGCTGTAAAGTAA
- the sucD gene encoding succinate--CoA ligase subunit alpha: protein MSILVGKQTKLICQGISGSAGKFHSEKCAEYGTNLVGGVVPGKGGSTVLDKPVFNTVAEAMHKTGANASMVFVPPPFAADSILEAIDAGIELIVAITEGIPVLDMLRVKKALLNAGGKTRLIGPNCPGVITPGDKCKIGIMPGHIHLPGRIGIISKSGTLTYEAVGQTSALGIGQSTCVGIGGDPINGTSFIDVLEMFQKDPDTDAVIMIGEIGGTLEIEASDWIKRNMKKPVVGFIAGQTAPKGKRMGHAGAIISGGKGTAEEKIDAMKSCGLHVAMSPADMGITLKKALGL, encoded by the coding sequence ATGTCTATTCTTGTAGGTAAACAAACAAAATTAATTTGCCAAGGAATTTCTGGTAGTGCAGGAAAATTTCATTCAGAAAAATGCGCAGAATATGGGACTAATTTAGTTGGTGGAGTTGTGCCAGGTAAAGGTGGATCAACAGTTCTTGATAAACCAGTATTTAATACTGTAGCAGAAGCCATGCACAAAACAGGTGCAAATGCATCTATGGTTTTTGTACCACCACCTTTTGCAGCTGATTCTATCTTAGAAGCAATAGATGCTGGTATCGAATTAATAGTTGCGATCACTGAAGGTATACCAGTGTTGGATATGTTGAGAGTAAAAAAAGCGTTACTTAATGCAGGTGGCAAAACAAGATTAATTGGACCAAACTGCCCAGGAGTCATTACACCAGGTGATAAATGTAAAATAGGAATTATGCCTGGACATATCCATCTGCCTGGGCGTATTGGCATCATTAGTAAATCTGGGACACTAACTTATGAAGCAGTTGGGCAAACTTCCGCTCTAGGAATTGGACAATCAACGTGCGTTGGAATAGGTGGAGATCCAATTAATGGTACTAGCTTTATCGATGTTCTTGAAATGTTCCAAAAAGATCCAGATACTGATGCTGTTATCATGATTGGTGAGATAGGTGGAACCTTAGAAATAGAGGCTTCTGACTGGATTAAAAGAAATATGAAAAAACCTGTTGTTGGCTTTATTGCTGGACAAACTGCACCAAAAGGCAAAAGAATGGGACATGCCGGAGCTATTATTAGTGGCGGAAAAGGGACAGCTGAAGAAAAAATAGACGCTATGAAATCTTGCGGATTACATGTTGCTATGAGTCCAGCAGACATGGGCATCACATTGAAAAAAGCTTTAGGTCTCTAA